The nucleotide window TCAGATACTGCGGGTCCTGAACCTGATTCAGAAGCGCCGCGGCCTCCTTCGGCAGGTTGGGCGACAGATGGATCACCTCCTGCGCCAGTTCGCGCAGGCTGCGCTCAAGGGCATCCGTCTCCAGGTCCTTCTCGATGATGTCCGAGGCCGGCTCCACCTCTGCACGAAGGTAGGGTTCCGAGCCGATCCAGTGTTTGACGCGAAAGCGCTCAATACCCTGCACGACGATCTGAAGGGTATTTTCGTTCGGCGCCCTCAGGACCCGGTCGATCTTCGCGAGCGTCCCGACTTCATACACTTCACCTGGTTGAGGCTCTTCGATATGGCCGTCTTTCATGGTGACGAGGCCGATGATCCTGTCCCCCTGCAGCGCGTCTTCCACCAGCTTCACGGAGCGTTTGATACCTACGACCAACGGAATCACCATGAAAGGATAGGCGACGGTGTTGCGCAAGGGCAGAATCGGGATCTCACGGGGCAGATCCACCTTTCCCTGTTTTTCCTTTTCATGTTCCATCGTTTCAAAACTCCTTGTATTGAAATGTTTCAGGCCTGCCCTCCGCCTGATATGCCGCAGGCATCGGCCAGCGCGTCTGGTACATGGTCTTCCTGTCTGACCGGAATCCGCCGGCGTTCGATCATTGTTTCTGAAGGAACACCAACGAAGGTCACGGTTATAAAATAAGACCTGTCGAGGAATTGTAAAGACCGGGGGCTCGGAGAGGGAACGTGCGGCAACGAGGAGCGATCCAAGGATCACGACCCGAAAAAGGGCACAGGCCGGGGGCCGTCCGCCGCCGGATCAAAGGAGGGGGGATGTCTGACGGATTCGTGCAGGATGGATCATCTGCCCGGCGGCAGCGGCGGAGAGCGCCGCGGGCGCCATCATGGCTCCGTTGCTGCCTGTTCGGGCGGGAAGGTTCACTTGGCCGATTGGAGATTCACCTCCTCCAGTTCCTCCCAGCGGGCCATGGCCGCATCGATCTCTTCCTCGAGGGCATGGAGCCGGGACTGGAGCCGCGTCACATCGGCCCCGGCCGACCGATAAAGCTCAGGCTCGGCCATGGCCGCGAAGAGGTCGCGTTTTTCGGCCTCGAGGCCTTCGATGCGGTCAGGCAAAAGTTCCAGCTCCCGCTGCTCCTTGAACGTGAGCTTGCGCGGGGCCTCTTTGCGTGGACGGGGCTTCGCATGCTTCGCCTTCTCCGGCCCCGAAGCCGCCGCATCCTTCGGACGCTGTCTCAGCCAGTCGTCATAGCCGCCCACAACCTCGGTCACCCGTCCTCCCCCTTCGAAGGCCAGGACGGAGGTCACGACATGATTCAGGAAGGCCCGGTCATGGCTCACGATCAGCACGGTCCCGGGGAATTCCACCAGCATGGCCTCCAGGAGTTCGAGGGTTTCTATGTCCAGGTCGTTGGTCGGTTCATCGAGCACCAGCAGGTTGGCCGGGCGCGTGAAGAGTTTGGCGAGCAGCAGACGATTCCGCTCTCCGCCGGAAAGGCGCGTGATAGGCGCTCGCGCCTGCTCGGGGGTGAACAGGAAGTCCTGCAGGTATCCGATGACGTGCCGGACCTTGCCGCCCACGATGACCTTGTCGCCGTCCCCGGCCACGTTCTGCTGGACCGTCTTGTCCGGATCCAGTTGGGCGCGCAGCTGATCGAAATAGGCCACTTCGAGATTTTCACCGTGTTTCACGCGACCGGCTTCGGGCTCCAGGTCTCCGAGCAGAATGCGCAGCAAGGTCGTCTTGCCGCAGCCGTTGGGCCCGATGATCCCCACCTTGTCACCCCTCAGGATGGTGGTGGAAACATCTCGGACAACGGGAGCCCCCCCGTACCCGAACGAAACGCCGCGGACCTCGATGACCCGCTTCCCGGATCTTTCGAGCTCATGCTCAGCCAGGTGGACGGAGCCGCTCAGGGAACGCCTCCGGGCGACCTCGGCCCGCAACTCCATAAGGGCCCGCACCCGCCCCTCGTTGCGGGTCCTCCGGGCCTTGATCCCCTGCCTGAGCCACTCCTCCTCACGCTTCAGCTGCTTGTCGACAGCGGCGTTACGCCTGGCCTCGACCTCGAGGAGCGCCTGTTTGCGGGCAAGGTAGTCCTCGTAGCGGCCGGGAAAGGACGTGAGCATCCCCCGGTCCAGTTCGACGATGCGGGTGGCGAGCCGGTCGAGGAAGACCCTGTCATGAGTCACGAAAAGCATCGTCCTGACCGAGCGCAGCAAGAACTGCTCCATCCACAGGATGGCGTCCAGATCCAAGTGGTTGGTGGGTTCGTCCAACAGCAGGATATCCGGCTCGTTGGCGAGGGCACGGGCCAGATAGACCCGCCGCTTGAGCCCGGCTGAGAGCGTTCCGCTGTCGGCGGCCTCATCGAGATCCATGCGCGAGATGACC belongs to Desulfatiglans anilini DSM 4660 and includes:
- a CDS encoding ATP-binding cassette domain-containing protein, with the translated sequence MKSTRPSPLVMLNRITLAFGGPPLLADVDLQVERGERICLIGRNGTGKSTLLRLVHGELRPDGGTITRASGLRTALLPQEVPLDMEGSVYDVVASGQGLYASLLQEYHHILLASRRHPKETDSARLEQVRRTLEAGDAWERHQQVQEVISRMDLDEAADSGTLSAGLKRRVYLARALANEPDILLLDEPTNHLDLDAILWMEQFLLRSVRTMLFVTHDRVFLDRLATRIVELDRGMLTSFPGRYEDYLARKQALLEVEARRNAAVDKQLKREEEWLRQGIKARRTRNEGRVRALMELRAEVARRRSLSGSVHLAEHELERSGKRVIEVRGVSFGYGGAPVVRDVSTTILRGDKVGIIGPNGCGKTTLLRILLGDLEPEAGRVKHGENLEVAYFDQLRAQLDPDKTVQQNVAGDGDKVIVGGKVRHVIGYLQDFLFTPEQARAPITRLSGGERNRLLLAKLFTRPANLLVLDEPTNDLDIETLELLEAMLVEFPGTVLIVSHDRAFLNHVVTSVLAFEGGGRVTEVVGGYDDWLRQRPKDAAASGPEKAKHAKPRPRKEAPRKLTFKEQRELELLPDRIEGLEAEKRDLFAAMAEPELYRSAGADVTRLQSRLHALEEEIDAAMARWEELEEVNLQSAK